The Bacteroidota bacterium genome segment AAGGGTCCGTTTTTACAATGGAAGTCAAAAGAGTCGTTTGATGTAGCAGGGAAAAAACAAACAGTCGAACATGCATTAGTGCGCTGTCTGGATAGCTATAAAGATGAGATTATTCCACTGAAAATTCAACTTGTTGATAAGAATAATCAGCTTGTTGATGAAATAATCAGACAGGTTTTTGTTCCAGCAACTCCTTTTTCTGATTCCGGATTATTCGTTAGCATCGATTCTTTAATTCTGGGTAATTTCCCTCAGATAGAAGTTGAATTTCATGTTGAGAATGAACTAACAGGTCAAATTATCAGTCAATTAACTAAATACAATCTTGGATTGACAGAAGATTCGTTGATCATTTCCAATGATAGTTTTTCTCTTGAAAAAAGCACATCAGGAGGTGTTGATGAGGTCGATATCATTTTTGTTCTTGATGTGACCGGAAGTATGACAGATGATATTGAAGAAGTAAAATCACACATCAATGAATTTGCTGATAGTTTGGAGCTTTATTCAATTGATTATCGATTGGGCATGGTTACATTTTTAGATGTAATTGAAAATGTGTATGATTTTACCTCCAACGTTAACACGTTTTATAAGTATATCAATGAACAATATGCACATGGAGGTGGAGATGGGCCAGAAAATTCGCTGGATGCACTAAAAAGGGCAACTGAATTTAGTTTTAGACCAGCTGCCAAGCGGATTATAATTTGGATAACTGATGCACCATTTCATATTCAAAATCAAAATACAAACCTTTCCATTATGGATGTGGTTAATTTAACATTGAATGCTGGAATCACGGTATTTGCTGTTGGCCCCACAAGTTATCAAACTGAGTTTTTTGATCAGATCGTTCTAAATACAAATGGGAAATTTTTCGATATTAATGGCAATATGAGGGATGTGCTGTTGGAAGTTTCCCGTAT includes the following:
- a CDS encoding VWA domain-containing protein; translation: KGPFLQWKSKESFDVAGKKQTVEHALVRCLDSYKDEIIPLKIQLVDKNNQLVDEIIRQVFVPATPFSDSGLFVSIDSLILGNFPQIEVEFHVENELTGQIISQLTKYNLGLTEDSLIISNDSFSLEKSTSGGVDEVDIIFVLDVTGSMTDDIEEVKSHINEFADSLELYSIDYRLGMVTFLDVIENVYDFTSNVNTFYKYINEQYAHGGGDGPENSLDALKRATEFSFRPAAKRIIIWITDAPFHIQNQNTNLSIMDVVNLTLNAGITVFAVGPTSYQTEFFDQIVLNTNGKFFDINGNMRDVLLEVSRMQSSGNFVLKYNSPASFNKLHKGIIEIHYAGLGGEGEFTYKVTRGGAIGISTALTESLKISPNPVLETLNIQLPDKLFTKGELSIYDATGKLEYASQINSSQVSINKADFNSSSKAGVYILKIIVYDADYSSEVYVSPFIVNE